The following nucleotide sequence is from Vibrio sp. VB16.
CAAACAGATATTAGAAACGTTTATGGTTATTTCATAGTGGCTTTCCTCATGCTAAACACACGTACCAAGCACTTTGATAACGTGTGATTAGCAAGTTGATTTTTCTAGGGTATTTGATTCAACAATAAAATTTACAGCACCGTTGCCTCGTATTGAATCGGAGCAACTCTCGCCTCTTTACACCTCAGTTCGTACACTTCACTTTCTTTGCTAAAAAGGTTTTTAACATAGTTGTAGGTCGTGAGTGGGACAAGTTTTTTCAAGTCATCCCATTGATTATTGAATAACAGATGCCTTACCAAAGAGGCAGAGATAGGCTGATCTTCTTTCTCACAACGAGGAAACTCAACTAAATTTACTGGCTCACACTCAAGTGTTGGTGTCGTTAGCCATTGGTGCATTTGCTGGTTATAGAAACGTGTCACAGCACAGATAGGTTCCGTACCGACAAAGCGGTGGGTGATACCAAGGGACGGAGCGATATATCCTCTGAACATTTGCAGGTCGACCGCAGTATGACAATAGTTAATCACCCCGTCATCTTTTAAAAAGTAGCTTGGAAATGTTGCTCTAGAAATGATGTAATCTGACCCAGGATGGATAATGACATTAGGGAACTCTTTTACCCCTTCACGGATCATATTCAACCTATCTTCATAGGTGAAAAAAGATCGGTCTTCTTTAACTACAAATACATGAACCCAGTCGCATTGCTGAGAAGCTTGTTCAACCAAGTAACGATGGCCGTAAGTAAAGGGATTGGCATTCAT
It contains:
- the citC gene encoding [citrate (pro-3S)-lyase] ligase, which gives rise to MDFAFNFIRVSTKNNQKLEKVKSFLDKMGLGVDSDVEMFVVALNNERVVATGGLAGNTLKSIAVDDRYQGYGLSTQLLTELVTYAYDIGRFNLFIYTKPENYQMFHKAGFYKLTSVKDRVVLLENSKTRLKNYCNKLALLKRSGDKIGSIVMNANPFTYGHRYLVEQASQQCDWVHVFVVKEDRSFFTYEDRLNMIREGVKEFPNVIIHPGSDYIISRATFPSYFLKDDGVINYCHTAVDLQMFRGYIAPSLGITHRFVGTEPICAVTRFYNQQMHQWLTTPTLECEPVNLVEFPRCEKEDQPISASLVRHLLFNNQWDDLKKLVPLTTYNYVKNLFSKESEVYELRCKEARVAPIQYEATVL